A stretch of Pirellulales bacterium DNA encodes these proteins:
- a CDS encoding Panacea domain-containing protein: MIAFNIRKTIEAAAYLIKRQPCRSENYMRLLKLLYLADRLSLKDRGVPICGGTVYALRRGPVISPALDLIKGRDPRSAQWDEFIEKREFDVHLRADPGNLNLSRADLRILEQVADEFRRHDEWALVRWCHRNLPEYDKNWCARGEKGRRRIPLEDVLDAVGRRQEQAAIISAINESAAFDKFFGNHLPT; this comes from the coding sequence ATGATCGCATTCAACATCCGCAAAACGATCGAGGCTGCCGCCTACCTCATCAAGAGGCAACCGTGCCGATCAGAGAATTACATGAGGCTCCTCAAGCTTCTTTATCTTGCCGATCGCCTGAGCCTGAAAGATCGGGGCGTGCCCATCTGTGGCGGAACGGTCTACGCCCTGCGTCGCGGGCCGGTCATCAGCCCCGCGCTCGATCTGATCAAAGGGCGAGATCCCCGGTCTGCGCAGTGGGACGAGTTCATCGAAAAGCGGGAATTCGACGTTCATTTGCGGGCCGATCCCGGCAATCTCAATTTGTCGCGCGCCGACCTGAGAATCCTCGAACAAGTCGCCGACGAGTTTCGCCGGCATGATGAATGGGCCTTGGTTCGCTGGTGCCACAGGAACTTGCCTGAGTACGACAAAAACTGGTGCGCAAGGGGCGAGAAGGGGCGCCGACGAATCCCCCTGGAAGACGTCCTCGACGCGGTTGGGCGCCGACAAGAGCAGGCCGCGATCATCTCGGCGATCAACGAGAGCGCCGCATTCGACAAATTCTTCGGCAACCACCTGCCGACCTAG
- a CDS encoding mechanosensitive ion channel domain-containing protein produces MDGLHNAELQLSTAEQMWRGVIHKVSEKLPDIGVSIVILAVFWLAGVFFERFIRRLGTRAKVHPDILGLLAWSGKATVLSFGVVTACGTMGIDVGALVAGVGLTGFALGFALKDVISNWLSGVLILVYEPFRRGDYVSIANTPGLEGTVVAIDFRYTSLEKDGKIVLVPNANLFTKEIIVTKTR; encoded by the coding sequence GTGGACGGTTTGCACAACGCCGAGCTACAACTGAGCACCGCCGAGCAGATGTGGCGCGGTGTCATCCACAAGGTGAGCGAAAAGCTGCCCGACATCGGCGTAAGCATCGTGATTCTTGCGGTGTTCTGGCTGGCCGGCGTTTTTTTCGAGCGGTTTATCCGCCGCCTCGGCACGCGGGCCAAAGTACACCCCGACATTCTGGGGCTGCTGGCCTGGAGCGGCAAGGCGACGGTGTTGTCGTTCGGGGTGGTGACGGCCTGCGGCACGATGGGCATCGACGTCGGGGCCCTCGTGGCGGGCGTGGGGCTGACCGGGTTCGCCCTCGGATTCGCCTTGAAAGACGTGATCTCGAATTGGCTGTCCGGCGTCTTGATTTTGGTCTACGAGCCGTTTCGCCGGGGCGACTATGTGAGCATCGCCAACACGCCCGGCCTGGAAGGAACGGTGGTGGCCATCGACTTTCGCTATACCAGCCTGGAGAAAGACGGCAAAATCGTGCTCGTGCCCAACGCCAACCTGTTTACCAAAGAGATCATTGTCACCAAGACCCGGTAA
- a CDS encoding Ig-like domain-containing protein, with protein MALGRTFIGVEMSRIVRRSKKRRPVKQRGLGRSLSQRHVALESLEDRWLLAAGAPYTPPTNDPLYNEQWNLNNTGQTGGTPGADVNVLPAWQQGYTGQGVTVGVVDSGVYYQHPDLTANYNPSLSYDYFENVPNAEPPLGPLLDPVATGAQFGEDSHGTMVAGIIAGNGANGTGTLGEAPNATIASERIGFIDPNGDLVQGGDPVVASAFTNHNQQIDVFSNSWGYPPSGFFSGIQGPPDPLTIAAMQKDDMGQPLSSPPLPAGRGGLGNIFVFAAGNGGNQYGVQNTNDEAETASRFAITVAALGDDGKASLYSAKGASVLVSAPGGHDGFGAADENGIPSSSVIRVADPTQPSGYNYEATYTDNGTYGMNGTSAATPGVSGVVALMLQANPKLSWRDVQQILAESATKNDPTDPGNGTTDIGWFNNGFGYTSDGAIVPVNSQGNYAGTAPLPANVTVTPFHINDKYGFGEVNAGAAVTLAKNWTPLQPETSFTSNLVNVNTPIPKGVAAGVSQSVTFTGGLHVEHAEVVLNITHPVRGDIQVVLTSPNGTRSYLQEERTNEVNGTDVTADGYLNSSGVVVPNANYTNWSTSTVQDWGQSSAGTWTVTVSDVNYDDDPIKDVGTFDSFKLTLYGTSDYAPIAQDASLSTQENTATSLNLMAGTYDTDGTYQIAPGSLAVTQPADGTVTVNPQTGQVTYTPNPGFHGTDSFTYTVKDTNGVLSRAATVSVTVGVVLQGPVAGNVSTTTSYGTPVDIPVLNHVSDPSGTVVPSSVTIVTQPNLGTVSVNQTTGEVLYTPGPNFSIGDSFSYEVTDSNGKISNVATVTISLAQSAPVANNVVAPAADLNVTQEVDVLASVTGSANPTTVTILTPPQHGIAVVDPVTGIIAYTPAANFFGNDSLTFSVKNFQGLSSNPASVSLTVLGQGAPVALNHEFVLVPGQPVISGYRVLDNPTNSGTLTAKLVTPPTHGTVSLNADGTFTYIQGPNFTGLDTFTYQVNNGFADSNVATIRLVSQNFHFVEKLYQQLLNRGASDSDIMGFVNLLNAGVSRGQVASLFLNSNEYLANFVNSSYEHLLHRTVDPDGLSYWISEMQFGLPPEVFLAAVAASPEYIGLHGGTTAGQIAGFYQDFLNRGASAAEINYWVGLTNSGIPPAAIVLGFDTSPEYRDDLVSGYYATYLGNAPDPNYIAQYVAGLGAGFSRTAVQLMILSSNDYFTS; from the coding sequence ATGGCATTGGGTCGAACATTCATCGGCGTCGAAATGAGCAGGATCGTGCGGCGTTCCAAGAAGCGTCGTCCGGTGAAACAGCGGGGGCTCGGCCGTTCGCTTTCCCAGCGCCACGTTGCGCTCGAGTCGTTGGAAGATCGCTGGCTGCTGGCGGCGGGGGCCCCCTACACGCCGCCGACGAACGACCCCTTGTACAACGAACAGTGGAACTTGAACAACACGGGGCAAACCGGGGGCACGCCAGGGGCTGATGTCAACGTCTTGCCCGCCTGGCAGCAGGGCTATACCGGTCAGGGCGTCACGGTGGGGGTGGTCGATTCCGGGGTGTACTATCAGCATCCCGACCTGACGGCCAATTACAATCCCAGCCTGAGCTACGACTATTTCGAGAACGTTCCCAATGCCGAGCCGCCGCTGGGGCCATTGTTGGATCCAGTCGCCACCGGCGCGCAATTTGGTGAAGACAGTCATGGTACAATGGTGGCGGGCATTATCGCCGGCAACGGCGCAAATGGCACCGGCACTTTGGGCGAGGCGCCCAACGCCACGATTGCATCCGAACGGATCGGCTTCATCGATCCTAACGGAGACCTGGTCCAAGGCGGCGACCCCGTAGTCGCCTCCGCATTTACCAACCATAACCAGCAGATCGACGTTTTTAGCAATAGCTGGGGTTATCCTCCGTCGGGCTTCTTCTCCGGCATCCAGGGTCCGCCCGATCCGTTGACCATTGCCGCGATGCAAAAAGACGATATGGGGCAGCCTCTGTCCAGTCCTCCATTGCCCGCTGGTCGCGGCGGACTTGGCAATATCTTCGTCTTTGCGGCAGGCAACGGCGGCAATCAGTACGGCGTTCAGAACACCAACGACGAAGCGGAAACGGCCTCGCGGTTTGCCATCACCGTGGCGGCCCTTGGCGACGACGGGAAAGCGAGCCTCTACTCGGCGAAAGGCGCCTCGGTGCTGGTCAGTGCGCCGGGTGGGCACGACGGCTTTGGCGCTGCCGATGAAAACGGCATTCCTTCCAGCAGCGTGATCAGGGTCGCCGACCCCACGCAGCCGAGCGGGTACAACTACGAGGCCACCTATACCGACAACGGCACCTACGGCATGAACGGCACTTCGGCCGCCACGCCCGGCGTGTCCGGAGTCGTCGCGCTCATGTTGCAGGCCAACCCGAAACTCTCCTGGCGCGACGTGCAGCAGATCCTTGCCGAATCGGCCACGAAGAACGACCCGACGGATCCGGGCAACGGCACGACGGATATCGGCTGGTTTAATAACGGCTTCGGCTACACTTCCGACGGCGCCATTGTGCCCGTGAATAGCCAGGGCAACTACGCCGGCACCGCTCCGCTGCCGGCCAATGTTACGGTGACGCCCTTTCACATCAACGATAAATATGGCTTCGGGGAAGTGAACGCCGGGGCCGCCGTGACCCTGGCGAAAAACTGGACGCCGCTGCAGCCCGAAACGTCATTCACTTCCAACCTGGTGAATGTCAACACGCCCATACCCAAAGGGGTGGCCGCGGGGGTCAGCCAGTCCGTCACGTTCACCGGGGGGCTGCACGTCGAACACGCCGAAGTCGTATTGAACATCACCCATCCAGTCCGCGGTGACATTCAGGTCGTTCTCACTTCGCCGAACGGTACCCGATCCTATCTCCAGGAGGAACGCACCAACGAGGTCAACGGCACCGATGTCACTGCCGACGGCTACCTCAATTCATCCGGCGTAGTGGTGCCCAACGCGAACTACACCAACTGGTCGACCTCAACTGTGCAAGATTGGGGCCAGTCGTCGGCCGGCACCTGGACCGTGACCGTGTCCGACGTGAACTACGACGACGACCCCATCAAGGACGTCGGCACGTTCGACTCGTTCAAACTAACTCTTTACGGCACCTCCGACTACGCGCCCATTGCCCAGGACGCGAGCCTGAGCACGCAAGAAAACACCGCCACTTCCCTCAACCTGATGGCCGGCACCTACGATACCGACGGCACGTATCAAATCGCGCCGGGTTCGCTGGCCGTCACGCAACCCGCCGACGGCACGGTCACGGTCAACCCGCAGACCGGCCAGGTGACCTACACACCCAATCCCGGATTCCACGGCACCGACAGCTTCACCTACACCGTCAAAGACACCAACGGCGTGCTCTCGCGCGCGGCCACCGTTTCCGTCACGGTGGGCGTGGTCCTGCAGGGGCCCGTGGCCGGCAACGTTTCGACCACCACCAGTTATGGCACGCCCGTCGACATTCCGGTCTTGAACCACGTGAGCGACCCCAGCGGCACCGTCGTCCCGTCGAGCGTCACCATCGTGACGCAGCCGAATCTCGGCACGGTGTCGGTGAACCAAACCACGGGGGAAGTGCTCTATACGCCGGGCCCGAACTTCTCGATCGGCGACAGCTTCAGCTATGAGGTGACCGACAGCAATGGAAAAATCTCGAACGTGGCCACCGTCACGATCAGCCTTGCGCAGTCGGCCCCCGTGGCGAATAACGTCGTCGCCCCCGCCGCCGACCTGAACGTGACCCAGGAAGTGGACGTGCTGGCCAGCGTCACCGGCAGCGCCAACCCGACCACCGTCACCATCCTGACGCCACCGCAGCACGGAATCGCCGTGGTCGATCCCGTGACGGGCATCATCGCTTACACGCCGGCCGCCAACTTCTTCGGCAACGACAGTCTCACCTTCTCGGTCAAGAACTTCCAGGGCCTCAGCTCCAACCCCGCGTCCGTCAGCCTGACGGTGCTCGGCCAGGGAGCGCCGGTGGCGCTCAACCATGAGTTTGTGCTGGTTCCGGGCCAGCCGGTGATCAGTGGCTACCGGGTGTTGGACAACCCGACCAACAGCGGCACGCTGACGGCCAAGCTCGTCACGCCGCCCACCCACGGCACCGTCAGCCTCAACGCCGACGGCACCTTCACCTATATTCAAGGCCCGAATTTCACCGGCCTCGACACCTTCACTTACCAGGTGAACAACGGCTTTGCCGACAGCAACGTGGCGACCATCCGTTTGGTGAGCCAGAACTTCCATTTTGTCGAGAAGCTTTACCAGCAGCTTCTGAACCGCGGCGCCAGCGACTCGGACATCATGGGGTTCGTGAATCTGCTCAACGCGGGGGTCAGTCGCGGCCAGGTGGCCTCATTGTTCTTGAACTCGAACGAGTATCTGGCGAACTTCGTCAACAGCTCGTACGAACATCTGCTCCATCGCACGGTCGATCCGGACGGTCTTTCCTATTGGATTTCGGAGATGCAGTTTGGCCTGCCGCCGGAGGTGTTCTTGGCGGCGGTCGCGGCCTCGCCGGAATACATCGGCTTGCACGGCGGCACGACGGCCGGACAGATCGCCGGCTTTTACCAGGACTTTTTGAACCGCGGCGCTTCGGCGGCCGAAATCAACTACTGGGTCGGACTCACCAACAGCGGCATTCCGCCGGCGGCCATCGTGCTCGGCTTCGACACCAGCCCCGAGTATCGCGACGACCTGGTCAGCGGCTACTACGCCACCTACCTGGGCAATGCGCCCGACCCGAACTATATCGCCCAATATGTGGCCGGCCTCGGCGCCGGTTTCTCGCGCACCGCGGTGCAGTTGATGATCCTGTCGAGCAACGACTACTTCACCAGTTGA